A section of the Marinimicrobium koreense genome encodes:
- a CDS encoding DUF883 family protein: MQVRDLIPGQARKKSNPSAMEHLSERSAELTDEFKSFVGDMEAMLKNSASLQGEELARARQALEERVHKAKGVVDEKGNRLAQYTKENLHQAGDYARTHPWTVTGATLALGVAVGLLIFKRK; encoded by the coding sequence ATGCAAGTTCGAGACTTGATCCCGGGCCAGGCCCGGAAGAAATCCAACCCCAGCGCGATGGAACACCTGTCTGAACGCTCGGCCGAACTCACCGATGAATTCAAGTCATTTGTGGGTGATATGGAAGCCATGCTCAAGAACAGCGCATCGCTGCAGGGGGAAGAACTGGCCCGCGCCCGCCAGGCGCTGGAGGAGCGCGTCCACAAAGCCAAAGGTGTGGTTGACGAAAAAGGCAATCGCCTGGCGCAGTACACCAAAGAAAACCTGCATCAGGCTGGTGACTACGCCCGGACGCACCCCTGGACGGTCACCGGTGCAACCCTGGCGCTCGGGGTTGCGGTCGGGCTGTTGATCTTCAAGCGCAAATAA
- a CDS encoding GGDEF domain-containing protein, producing MTDFHAALDQQALLQFFEALWHHARDPFWIAKVLDDDFEIVNANEAARALEPRQVPGARFRDLLAGWEGAEEIIEGYRRCVALGSTVVTEQKPVLDGRQRLFETILVPMRDDRGVVTHIWGTSKELTRFVETERELKELNEQLEEKIERRTAELRRAMRELQALSLTDPLTGLANRRRFDEVVVSELARIKRTGGVLSLLMVDIDHFKEYNDRYGHLAGDKCLVAVADAIRSASHRTMDLGVRYGGDEFLVLLPETDSAGARRVAERILASMQASGIPHEHTATDGVVTLSVGVVTSDLISVDTPDDLIVAADDCLYRAKDRGRNQWVASS from the coding sequence ATGACCGACTTTCACGCTGCTCTGGACCAACAGGCGCTGCTGCAGTTCTTTGAGGCGCTCTGGCATCATGCTCGCGATCCCTTCTGGATTGCGAAGGTGCTTGATGACGACTTTGAAATCGTCAACGCCAATGAGGCGGCCCGAGCTCTGGAGCCCAGACAGGTGCCCGGCGCCCGATTCCGGGACTTGCTGGCCGGTTGGGAGGGCGCCGAGGAAATCATTGAAGGCTACCGGCGCTGTGTGGCCCTGGGCAGCACCGTGGTTACAGAGCAGAAGCCGGTGCTCGACGGTCGTCAGCGGTTGTTTGAGACCATTCTGGTTCCGATGCGCGATGATCGCGGGGTGGTGACCCATATCTGGGGCACGTCCAAGGAGCTTACCCGCTTTGTGGAAACCGAGCGTGAGCTCAAAGAACTGAATGAACAGCTGGAAGAGAAAATCGAGCGGCGCACCGCAGAGCTGCGACGGGCAATGCGGGAGTTGCAGGCGCTTTCACTCACCGACCCCCTGACCGGGCTGGCCAATCGCCGTCGCTTTGATGAGGTGGTGGTCAGCGAACTGGCGCGGATCAAGCGCACCGGCGGCGTGCTGTCGTTGTTGATGGTCGATATCGATCACTTCAAGGAGTACAACGATCGTTATGGTCATCTGGCGGGTGACAAATGCCTGGTGGCCGTGGCCGATGCCATCCGAAGTGCCAGTCACCGTACGATGGATCTGGGGGTTCGCTATGGGGGCGATGAGTTTCTGGTGTTGCTTCCCGAAACCGACAGTGCCGGCGCTCGACGTGTTGCGGAGCGTATTTTGGCGTCCATGCAGGCTTCGGGGATCCCGCACGAACACACCGCTACTGACGGGGTGGTGACACTGAGTGTCGGGGTGGTGACTTCGGACCTGATCAGTGTTGATACCCCGGACGATCTTATCGTGGCCGCCGACGACTGCCTGTACCGGGCCAAGGACCGGGGACGCAACCAGTGGGTCGCCAGTTCGTAG
- a CDS encoding endo-1,4-beta-xylanase: protein MKPVLILAAAVLLSACQQSPYQSQNDVKPTADTLKAAYADAFKVGVAINSGIAAGDAPQSAEIVLNHFNTVTLENAMKAEEINPEPGVYRFGPADAFVEFGRENDLFTVGHTLVWHNQTPAWFFHNEDGEPNTPEQQKERMRQHIEVVAGRYAGKVHAWDVVNEVIADDGSYRPTTWVNSIGSGDELVKLAFQYASEYAPDTELYYNDFNAWRPAKRDGIVRMVKMLQDTGIRIDGVGIQAHWGLNYPKMEYIEQAIDAYAELGVKVMITEMDIDVLPLTREGQIIGTGMLHPQYQNEEFVEYLNPYADGLPDDVQQQLTERWRELFELFYRKRDKIDRVTLWGVTDDMSWKNGYPIENRINYPLLFNRDYSPKPAVDALLRVPTNAE, encoded by the coding sequence ATGAAACCTGTTTTGATACTTGCTGCGGCGGTACTGTTGTCGGCCTGCCAGCAATCTCCCTACCAGAGCCAGAATGACGTGAAACCCACCGCCGACACGCTCAAGGCGGCCTATGCCGACGCCTTCAAAGTGGGCGTGGCGATCAATTCGGGAATCGCGGCTGGCGATGCCCCCCAGTCCGCGGAGATCGTGTTGAACCACTTCAATACCGTGACCCTGGAAAACGCCATGAAGGCCGAGGAGATCAACCCGGAGCCCGGTGTGTACCGCTTTGGGCCCGCCGATGCGTTTGTTGAATTCGGGCGGGAAAACGACCTGTTTACCGTGGGCCACACCCTGGTCTGGCACAACCAGACACCGGCCTGGTTCTTTCACAATGAAGACGGCGAGCCCAACACCCCCGAGCAGCAGAAAGAGCGGATGCGTCAGCACATCGAGGTGGTTGCCGGGCGTTATGCCGGCAAGGTGCACGCCTGGGATGTAGTCAATGAAGTGATTGCGGACGATGGCTCCTATCGTCCCACCACCTGGGTCAACAGTATTGGCAGTGGCGATGAGCTGGTGAAATTGGCCTTTCAGTACGCCAGTGAGTACGCACCGGATACCGAGCTTTATTACAACGACTTCAATGCCTGGCGTCCGGCCAAGCGCGACGGTATTGTGCGTATGGTAAAAATGTTGCAGGACACCGGTATTCGCATTGACGGCGTCGGCATCCAGGCACACTGGGGCTTGAATTACCCGAAAATGGAGTACATCGAGCAGGCCATTGATGCCTACGCCGAGCTGGGCGTGAAAGTGATGATTACCGAGATGGACATCGATGTGCTGCCGCTCACTCGTGAGGGCCAGATCATCGGTACCGGCATGCTTCATCCACAATATCAGAATGAAGAATTTGTGGAGTACCTGAACCCTTACGCGGACGGCTTGCCGGATGATGTACAGCAGCAACTGACCGAGCGTTGGCGGGAACTGTTCGAGCTGTTTTATCGCAAGCGGGATAAAATCGACCGGGTTACGCTCTGGGGTGTGACCGATGATATGTCCTGGAAAAACGGCTATCCCATCGAGAATCGCATCAACTACCCCTTGCTGTTCAACCGGGATTATTCGCCCAAGCCGGCAGTGGATGCGCTGCTGAGAGTGCCAACCAACGCCGAGTAG
- the wrbA gene encoding NAD(P)H:quinone oxidoreductase, whose product MSKVLVLYYSMYGHIETLAHAIAEGARQVDGVEVTLKRVPETMPEDVARNAGAKLDQDAPVASPEELDQYDAIIFGTPTRFGNMCGQMRNFLDQTGGLWAQGKLVGKVGSVFTSTASQHGGQETTITSFHTTLLHHGMIIVGVPYAVPALTNMDEVSGGTPYGASTLAGADGSRQPTENELTIARYQGEHVAKIAIKQSA is encoded by the coding sequence ATGTCCAAGGTTCTTGTTCTTTACTACAGCATGTATGGCCACATCGAAACCCTGGCTCACGCCATCGCCGAGGGAGCCAGGCAGGTGGATGGGGTGGAAGTCACCCTGAAACGTGTGCCGGAAACCATGCCTGAGGATGTGGCCCGCAATGCCGGCGCCAAGCTCGACCAGGATGCGCCAGTGGCCAGTCCGGAAGAGCTCGATCAGTACGATGCCATCATCTTCGGCACCCCCACGCGCTTTGGCAACATGTGTGGTCAGATGCGCAACTTCCTGGATCAGACCGGCGGACTCTGGGCGCAAGGCAAACTGGTCGGAAAAGTGGGCAGTGTATTTACCTCCACTGCCAGCCAGCACGGCGGTCAGGAAACCACCATCACCTCGTTCCACACCACCCTGTTGCACCACGGCATGATCATTGTGGGTGTACCTTATGCCGTACCCGCACTGACCAATATGGACGAAGTCAGCGGCGGCACGCCCTACGGCGCCAGCACCCTGGCCGGTGCCGATGGCAGCCGCCAACCGACCGAAAACGAGCTGACCATCGCCCGCTATCAGGGTGAGCATGTGGCGAAAATTGCCATCAAGCAGAGCGCGTAA
- a CDS encoding heavy metal translocating P-type ATPase, producing the protein MTSSNEIDLHISGMSCASCVGRVEKALNAVEGVTEANVNLATETAQVKGSAKADTLIDAVRQAGYQAEPARSDQTDQLAEERAQEARRLKRSLWFAAALTLPVFVMEMGGHLFPALHHAINDSIGQQANWLIQFTLATLVLFGPGLRFFRLGVPALARLAPDMNSLVALGTTAAWGYSVVATFVPEVLPDNAVNVYYEASAVIVTLILLGRFMEARAKGRTNQAISRLVSLQAKSARVLRDGQEVEVAPEEIQLGETIVVRPGEKIPLDGELVDGHSYVDESMLTGEAIPVEKSTGDTVVGGTLNKTGSFSFKVTKTGEDTLLAQIIHMVESAQGSKLPIQTLVNRITLWFVPAVMAAALVTLVVWLVFGPEPALTFALVNAVAVLIIACPCAMGLATPTSIMVATGRAAEMGILFRHGEALQALRGMDAIAFDKTGTLTRGQPELTDLVPAKGFERSELLTWAAALEKRSEHPIAEAILKAAEQEGLTLPEAKGFDSLTGYGVKATIEGREVAIGALRLLQEYSQGDNPFEAEADTLANEGKTPLYLLVDSKPAALLAVADTVKDTTPAAIDFLHREGFKVVMMTGDNQHTARAIADQLKIDEVVADVLPDGKVEALKKLQDEGLKVAFVGDGINDAPALAQADIGIAMGTGTDVAIESADVVLVKGDLVGAANAIAVSRAALRNIKQNLFWAFAYNTALIPVAAGLLYPAFGLLLSPVFAAGAMALSSVFVLGNALRLKRFQAVIQSGPDAVR; encoded by the coding sequence ATGACATCCTCGAATGAAATTGATCTGCACATCAGCGGGATGAGCTGTGCATCCTGCGTCGGCCGGGTTGAAAAAGCCCTCAATGCCGTGGAAGGCGTCACCGAAGCCAACGTCAACCTGGCCACGGAAACCGCTCAGGTGAAGGGCAGCGCCAAGGCCGATACGCTGATTGACGCCGTACGCCAGGCCGGCTATCAGGCCGAACCCGCACGCTCCGACCAGACCGATCAGTTGGCGGAAGAGCGGGCCCAGGAGGCCCGGCGTCTCAAACGCTCTCTGTGGTTTGCGGCGGCGTTGACGCTGCCGGTGTTTGTGATGGAAATGGGCGGCCACCTCTTTCCGGCATTGCACCACGCCATCAACGACAGTATCGGTCAGCAGGCCAACTGGTTGATCCAGTTCACCCTGGCCACCCTGGTGCTGTTCGGACCCGGCCTGCGCTTTTTCCGGCTCGGTGTGCCAGCTCTGGCACGGCTGGCGCCGGATATGAATTCACTGGTGGCCCTGGGCACCACCGCTGCCTGGGGCTACTCGGTGGTGGCCACCTTTGTGCCCGAGGTACTGCCTGACAATGCGGTCAACGTCTATTACGAGGCCTCGGCGGTCATCGTCACCCTGATTCTGCTCGGCCGGTTTATGGAAGCCCGTGCCAAGGGCCGCACCAACCAGGCCATCAGCCGCCTGGTGAGCCTGCAGGCCAAAAGCGCACGGGTGCTGCGCGACGGGCAAGAGGTCGAGGTAGCGCCCGAAGAGATTCAGCTTGGGGAGACCATTGTGGTCCGCCCCGGCGAGAAAATTCCCCTCGACGGTGAGCTGGTCGACGGACATTCCTATGTGGACGAATCCATGCTCACCGGCGAAGCCATTCCCGTGGAAAAATCCACTGGGGACACGGTGGTGGGCGGCACCCTCAATAAAACCGGCAGTTTCTCCTTCAAGGTCACCAAAACCGGGGAGGATACCCTGCTGGCCCAGATCATTCATATGGTCGAAAGCGCCCAGGGTTCCAAACTGCCGATCCAGACCCTGGTCAATAGAATCACCCTCTGGTTTGTGCCCGCAGTAATGGCTGCGGCTCTGGTGACTCTGGTGGTCTGGCTGGTATTCGGCCCCGAACCGGCCCTCACCTTTGCGCTGGTCAACGCGGTGGCGGTGCTGATCATCGCCTGCCCCTGCGCCATGGGGCTGGCCACACCCACGTCCATCATGGTGGCCACCGGCCGGGCGGCGGAAATGGGTATCCTGTTTCGCCACGGTGAAGCCCTGCAGGCACTGCGGGGCATGGACGCCATTGCCTTTGACAAAACCGGCACCCTGACCCGGGGCCAACCGGAGCTGACCGACCTGGTTCCCGCCAAGGGTTTTGAGCGCTCGGAGTTGCTCACCTGGGCAGCGGCACTGGAAAAACGCTCCGAGCACCCCATTGCCGAGGCGATACTCAAGGCGGCGGAGCAGGAAGGTCTGACGCTTCCGGAGGCCAAGGGGTTCGACTCATTGACCGGCTATGGTGTGAAGGCCACCATCGAGGGGCGGGAGGTCGCCATCGGCGCGCTGCGGCTTCTGCAGGAGTACAGCCAGGGCGACAATCCGTTTGAAGCCGAGGCCGACACCCTGGCCAACGAGGGAAAAACCCCGCTTTATCTGTTGGTGGACAGCAAACCGGCCGCCCTGCTCGCCGTGGCCGACACCGTAAAAGACACAACGCCGGCGGCCATCGACTTCCTGCACCGGGAAGGCTTCAAAGTGGTCATGATGACCGGCGACAACCAGCACACCGCCCGGGCCATCGCCGATCAGCTCAAGATTGATGAAGTGGTGGCCGATGTGCTGCCCGACGGCAAGGTCGAGGCGCTGAAAAAGTTGCAGGACGAGGGCCTGAAGGTGGCCTTTGTGGGCGACGGCATCAACGACGCCCCCGCTCTCGCACAAGCCGATATCGGTATCGCCATGGGCACGGGGACCGACGTCGCCATCGAAAGCGCCGATGTGGTGCTGGTCAAAGGGGATCTGGTCGGAGCGGCCAACGCCATTGCCGTCTCTCGCGCCGCCCTGCGCAACATCAAGCAGAACCTGTTCTGGGCCTTCGCCTACAACACGGCGCTGATTCCGGTGGCCGCCGGGCTGCTCTACCCGGCCTTCGGCTTGCTGCTGTCGCCGGTGTTCGCGGCGGGCGCCATGGCATTGTCGAGCGTGTTTGTGCTGGGTAATGCCCTGCGCCTGAAACGCTTTCAGGCGGTCATCCAATCCGGCCCCGACGCCGTACGATGA